In Nicotiana tabacum cultivar K326 chromosome 17, ASM71507v2, whole genome shotgun sequence, one DNA window encodes the following:
- the LOC107822852 gene encoding uncharacterized protein LOC107822852 isoform X3, whose amino-acid sequence MFVMDFTSKGIAWIEKVGAKLENLCSEVDARSQEQLDYVESQLQIAGANLKQFCSEFIQEIFPASLSEAKEDETSNLSLEKNIKKQLLASELSNIIVEEDNKKELSHSNSSSIVFPAETAEGVHIDSSLQPQADMVMKMSVEDTSEKAFTEGTLNMTSLPYEGVNGVEGSAKSSTIASVECQKSDPSMQVGKTIDVTDLEANISNVPSLTCSLYSTESQESAFPDFDEINSCAALPAISSDNAGESVDHHVNEPSVDSGPEVEFDGNCVLVYKDDLSSCSEFYGAHISHKKNMTKLEVKPGNQRNKDTAIYEDLSVESEQSNAESKPKSSPNEKLELSEVFCDSDWEII is encoded by the exons ATGTTCGTAATGGACTTCACAAGTAAAGGCATAGCCTGGATTGAAAAGGTTGGGGCTAAGTTGGAAAATCTGTGTTCTGAAGTTGACGCCAGATCTCAG GAACAACTAGATTATGTCGAAAGCCAATTGCAGATAGCTGGTGCAAATCTGAAACAATTTTGTTCAGAGTTTATTCAAGAAATATTCCCTGCATCTTTGTCAGAAGCCAAGGAAGACGAGACCAGTAATTTATctttagaaaaaaatataaagaaacagcTTCTAGCTTCTGAGCTGTCAAACATCATCGTGGAAGAGGATAATAAGAAGGAACTTTCCCATTCAAACTCGTCCTCCATCGTGTTCCCTGCAGAAACTGCTGAAGGAGTGCATATTGATTCTTCACTTCAGCCACAAGCAGATATGGTGATGAAGATGTCTGTTGAGGATACTTCCGAAAAGGCTTTTACTGAGGGAACTCTAAACATGACATCACTACCTTACGAGGGTGTTAACGGAGTTGAAGGTTCTGCCAAATCTTCGACAATTGCATCAGTCGAATGCCAAAAATCTGACCCTTCTATGCAAGTGGGGAAAACCATAGATGTCACGGATCTTGAAGCTAACATTTCAAATGTCCCATCTTTAACTTGTTCACTTTACTCTACTGAATCACAAGAGTCTGCTTTTCCCGATTTTGACGAAATAAACTCTTGTGCAGCACTTCCAGCTATATCAAGTG ACAATGCAGGAGAGTCTGTGGATCATCATGTAAACGAACCAAGCGTCGACTCAGGTCCTGAAGTGGAGTTTGATGGAAACTGTGTTCTGGTGTATAAGGATGATTTGTCTTCGTGCTCAGAATTCTATGGAGCTCATATCTCTCACAAG AAAAACATGACAAAGCTAGAGGTAAAGCCTGGAAATCAGAGAAACAAGGACACAGCCATTTATGAGGATCTCAGTGTAGAATCAGAGCAATCAAATGCAGAGAGCAAGCCAAAATCTTCTCCAAATGAGAAGCTTGAATTGTCAGAAGTCTTTTGTGACTCAGATTGGGAGATAATCTAG
- the LOC107822852 gene encoding uncharacterized protein LOC107822852 isoform X1, whose protein sequence is MYPPFYVNLLSLRNCVRVPAILRVKLFMFVMDFTSKGIAWIEKVGAKLENLCSEVDARSQEQLDYVESQLQIAGANLKQFCSEFIQEIFPASLSEAKEDETSNLSLEKNIKKQLLASELSNIIVEEDNKKELSHSNSSSIVFPAETAEGVHIDSSLQPQADMVMKMSVEDTSEKAFTEGTLNMTSLPYEGVNGVEGSAKSSTIASVECQKSDPSMQVGKTIDVTDLEANISNVPSLTCSLYSTESQESAFPDFDEINSCAALPAISSDNAGESVDHHVNEPSVDSGPEVEFDGNCVLVYKDDLSSCSEFYGAHISHKKNMTKLEVKPGNQRNKDTAIYEDLSVESEQSNAESKPKSSPNEKLELSEVFCDSDWEII, encoded by the exons atgtatcCACCCTTTTATGTGAACCTTTTGTCCTTAAG GAATTGTGTTCGTGTACCAGCTATTCTAAGAGTTAAACTATTTATGTTCGTAATGGACTTCACAAGTAAAGGCATAGCCTGGATTGAAAAGGTTGGGGCTAAGTTGGAAAATCTGTGTTCTGAAGTTGACGCCAGATCTCAG GAACAACTAGATTATGTCGAAAGCCAATTGCAGATAGCTGGTGCAAATCTGAAACAATTTTGTTCAGAGTTTATTCAAGAAATATTCCCTGCATCTTTGTCAGAAGCCAAGGAAGACGAGACCAGTAATTTATctttagaaaaaaatataaagaaacagcTTCTAGCTTCTGAGCTGTCAAACATCATCGTGGAAGAGGATAATAAGAAGGAACTTTCCCATTCAAACTCGTCCTCCATCGTGTTCCCTGCAGAAACTGCTGAAGGAGTGCATATTGATTCTTCACTTCAGCCACAAGCAGATATGGTGATGAAGATGTCTGTTGAGGATACTTCCGAAAAGGCTTTTACTGAGGGAACTCTAAACATGACATCACTACCTTACGAGGGTGTTAACGGAGTTGAAGGTTCTGCCAAATCTTCGACAATTGCATCAGTCGAATGCCAAAAATCTGACCCTTCTATGCAAGTGGGGAAAACCATAGATGTCACGGATCTTGAAGCTAACATTTCAAATGTCCCATCTTTAACTTGTTCACTTTACTCTACTGAATCACAAGAGTCTGCTTTTCCCGATTTTGACGAAATAAACTCTTGTGCAGCACTTCCAGCTATATCAAGTG ACAATGCAGGAGAGTCTGTGGATCATCATGTAAACGAACCAAGCGTCGACTCAGGTCCTGAAGTGGAGTTTGATGGAAACTGTGTTCTGGTGTATAAGGATGATTTGTCTTCGTGCTCAGAATTCTATGGAGCTCATATCTCTCACAAG AAAAACATGACAAAGCTAGAGGTAAAGCCTGGAAATCAGAGAAACAAGGACACAGCCATTTATGAGGATCTCAGTGTAGAATCAGAGCAATCAAATGCAGAGAGCAAGCCAAAATCTTCTCCAAATGAGAAGCTTGAATTGTCAGAAGTCTTTTGTGACTCAGATTGGGAGATAATCTAG
- the LOC107822852 gene encoding uncharacterized protein LOC107822852 isoform X2 yields the protein MYPPFYVNLLSLRNCVRVPAILRVKLFMFVMDFTSKGIAWIEKVGAKLENLCSEVDARSQEQLDYVESQLQIAGANLKQFCSEFIQEIFPASLSEAKEDETSNLSLEKNIKKQLLASELSNIIVEEDNKKELSHSNSSSIVFPAETAEGVHIDSSLQPQADMVMKMSVEDTSEKAFTEGTLNMTSLPYEGVNGVEGSAKSSTIASVECQKSDPSMQVGKTIDVTDLEANISNVPSLTCSLYSTESQESAFPDFDEINSCAALPAISSGESVDHHVNEPSVDSGPEVEFDGNCVLVYKDDLSSCSEFYGAHISHKKNMTKLEVKPGNQRNKDTAIYEDLSVESEQSNAESKPKSSPNEKLELSEVFCDSDWEII from the exons atgtatcCACCCTTTTATGTGAACCTTTTGTCCTTAAG GAATTGTGTTCGTGTACCAGCTATTCTAAGAGTTAAACTATTTATGTTCGTAATGGACTTCACAAGTAAAGGCATAGCCTGGATTGAAAAGGTTGGGGCTAAGTTGGAAAATCTGTGTTCTGAAGTTGACGCCAGATCTCAG GAACAACTAGATTATGTCGAAAGCCAATTGCAGATAGCTGGTGCAAATCTGAAACAATTTTGTTCAGAGTTTATTCAAGAAATATTCCCTGCATCTTTGTCAGAAGCCAAGGAAGACGAGACCAGTAATTTATctttagaaaaaaatataaagaaacagcTTCTAGCTTCTGAGCTGTCAAACATCATCGTGGAAGAGGATAATAAGAAGGAACTTTCCCATTCAAACTCGTCCTCCATCGTGTTCCCTGCAGAAACTGCTGAAGGAGTGCATATTGATTCTTCACTTCAGCCACAAGCAGATATGGTGATGAAGATGTCTGTTGAGGATACTTCCGAAAAGGCTTTTACTGAGGGAACTCTAAACATGACATCACTACCTTACGAGGGTGTTAACGGAGTTGAAGGTTCTGCCAAATCTTCGACAATTGCATCAGTCGAATGCCAAAAATCTGACCCTTCTATGCAAGTGGGGAAAACCATAGATGTCACGGATCTTGAAGCTAACATTTCAAATGTCCCATCTTTAACTTGTTCACTTTACTCTACTGAATCACAAGAGTCTGCTTTTCCCGATTTTGACGAAATAAACTCTTGTGCAGCACTTCCAGCTATATCAAGTG GAGAGTCTGTGGATCATCATGTAAACGAACCAAGCGTCGACTCAGGTCCTGAAGTGGAGTTTGATGGAAACTGTGTTCTGGTGTATAAGGATGATTTGTCTTCGTGCTCAGAATTCTATGGAGCTCATATCTCTCACAAG AAAAACATGACAAAGCTAGAGGTAAAGCCTGGAAATCAGAGAAACAAGGACACAGCCATTTATGAGGATCTCAGTGTAGAATCAGAGCAATCAAATGCAGAGAGCAAGCCAAAATCTTCTCCAAATGAGAAGCTTGAATTGTCAGAAGTCTTTTGTGACTCAGATTGGGAGATAATCTAG
- the LOC107822851 gene encoding U-box domain-containing protein 45: MPNTSTTSTTSNWYLTCIKLRFFTKVRRFLQLKAASKKPLKPSDQPRENSDTLIVIEEGEKGIMGKESDIKDNGWMVLQKSVKKLHFGSSEEKEVAAKEIKKLAKEDLKRRKLMAELGVIPPLVAMIGGSEVVVRRQRLAVQALVELSSGSFTNKALMVEAGILSRLPPKPDNLDGNTRQEFAELILSISSLANTQFNMDSSRIIPFVVSILDSSNSSVETKSTCLGTLYNLSSVLENAAILANNGTVTTLLRLSSLKEVSEKALATLGNLVVTLMGKKAMEENPMVPESLIEIMTWEEKPKCQELSVYILMILAHQSSIQREKMAKSGIVPVLLEVALLGSSLAQKRALKLLQWFKDERQSKMGPHSGPQVGRMAIDSPPVSPRAVDESKKLMKKIVKQSLHKNMETITSRANGASDCSRLKSLVVSSSSKSLPY, from the exons ATGCCTAATACTTCAACAACTAGTACAACTAGTAATTGGTATTTGACCTGCATAAAGCTTAGGTTTTTCACAAAAGTCCGTCGGTTCCTTCAGCTAAAGGCAGCATCTAAAAAGCCATTGAAACCGTCTGATCAGCCAAGAGAAAATTCAGATACTTTGATTGTGATTGAAGAAGGTGAAAAGGGTATAATGGGAAAAGAGAGTGATATTAAAGATAATGGATGGATGGTTTTGCAAAAATCTGTGAAGAAACTTCACTTTGGCAGTTCGGAAGAAAAAGAGGTGGCTGCCAAAGAGATAAAGAAGTTGGCTAAAGAAGACTTAAAGAGGAGGAAACTGATGGCGGAGCTGGGCGTGATTCCGCCGCTTGTGGCCATGATTGGTGGTTCTGAGGTGGTGGTGCGGCGGCAGAGATTGGCGGTTCAAGCATTAGTTGAGCTTTCCAGTGGTTCTTTCAC GAACAAGGCTCTGATGGTAGAAGCAGGAATCTTATCAAGATTACCCCCAAAACCAGACAATTTAGATGGAAACACAAGGCAAGAATTTGCAGAATTGATCTTGTCTATATCATCCCTAGCCAACACTCAATTCAATATGGATTCCTCAAGAATTATTCCATTTGTAGTCAGCATTCTTGATTCATCAAACTCAAGCGTTGAAACTAAAAGTACATGTCTAGGGACATTGTACAATCTGTCCTCAGTTCTGGAAAATGCTGCCATTTTGGCAAATAATGGAACAGTGACTACTCTCTTGAGATTGTCTTCATTGAAGGAAGTATCAGAGAAAGCATTAGCCACATTGGGAAATCTAGTGGTTACCTTAATGGGGAAGAAGGCAATGGAAGAAAATCCTATGGTGCCCGAGAGCTTAATCGAAATAATGACATGGGAAGAGAAGCCAAAATGTCAAGAATTATCGGTATACATTTTGATGATATTGGCTCACCAAAGTTCAATTCAAAGGGAGAAAATGGCTAAGTCTGGTATAGTTCCAGTACTTCTTGAAGTGGCATTGTTGGGTAGTTCTTTGGCTCAAAAAAGAGCATTGAAATTATTACAATGGTTTAAGGATGAAAGGCAGAGCAAAATGGGACCTCACTCAGGGCCACAAGTAGGAAGAATGGCAATTGATTCACCACCAGTGAGTCCAAGAGCTGTTGATGAAAGCAagaaactgatgaagaaaattgtgaaacaaAGCCTTCATAAAAATATGGAAACAATTACTAGTAGAGCTAATGGTGCTAGTGATTGTTCAAGGCTTAAGTCCCTAGTTGTTAGCTCAAGTTCTAAGAGTTTGCCTTACTAA